A portion of the Trichomycterus rosablanca isolate fTriRos1 chromosome 17, fTriRos1.hap1, whole genome shotgun sequence genome contains these proteins:
- the zgc:172076 gene encoding zgc:172076: MWKRKNEWLIKPPTDHPLETKYRPILESMIPSDPMSKLKLKRLSPKEEFPNLYGNYTCMARVLDLHMYTRQFNRATESGVIFDDIIRPGLEEPGTLTGPLTVGCLAGDAQSYIVFCDFFDRIIEAYHSYKVASHITLKSDFNHDNLKGGDDFDREYALSCEVSVSRCIEDFCFPVHCSRGERRSLLTLAKKALDQLAEKFPGKLYSMDELNTATEDRGIVMDAPPITLLKTGVARDWPDSRALWVSKDGTLAIWVNMDDHLKLVSSRSDANIQEAFASICINLVKMEEIYKKMRHWFIWKPHIGWVVSSPAEVGTGLTACVTMKLVHLPHHKLLNDILDRLRLRMEETDSPELYKISNQQTIGLTEVEFTQIVVDGVKLLIRIEKRLKDDAGIDDLVPAKK, translated from the exons CTCCCACAGATCATCCACTGGAGACGAAGTACAGGCCCATACTCGAG AGCATGATCCCTTCGGACCCCATGTCCAAACTTAAACTGAAAAGGCTTTCACCCAAAGAGGAGTTTCCTAATCTGTATGGGAACTACACCTGCATGGCTCGTGTGCTGGACCTACACATGTACACACGGCAGTTCAACCGCGCCACAGAGAGCGGCGTCATCTTTGACGACATAATTCGCCCCGGTCTAGAGGAACCAG GAACACTTACCGGGCCGCTGACAGTGGGCTGTTTAGCTGGCGATGCCCAGTCCTACATCGTCTTCTGTGACTTCTTTGACCGCATTATTGAAGCCTACCACAGCTACAAGGTGGCCAGTCACATTACACTAAAGAGTGACTTTAATCACGACAACCTGAAG ggtggtGATGACTTTGATCGTGAGTATGCACTAAGCTGTGAGGTGAGTGTGTCCCGCTGTATTGAGGACTTCTGCTTTCCTGTACACTGCAGTAGAGGTGAAAGAAGGAGTCTTCTTACGTTAGCAAAAAAAG CTCTGGACCAACTCGCTGAGAAGTTTCCAGGTAAGCTTTATTCTATGGATGAGCTTAACACGGCAACAGAAGACAGAGGAATAGTAATGGATGCCCCACCTATCACACTGCTGAAGACTGGAGTGGCTCGTGATTGGCCAGATTCTAGAGCCTTGTG GGTGAGTAAGGATGGAACTCTGGCCATTTGGGTGAACATGGATGACCACCTGAAACTGGTCTCTTCTAGAAGTGATGCAAACATCCAGGAGGCCTTTGCATCCATCTGCATTAATCTAGTAAAA atgGAGGAAATATATAAGAAGATGAGGCACTGGTTTATATGGAAACCGCACATCGGTTGGGTGGTGAGCTCACCTGCAGAGGTGGGCACCGGGCTGACGGCCTGTGTCACGATGAAACTGGTACATCTGCCTCACCACAAACTCCTGAACGATATTCTGGACAGACTGAGGCTTCGCATGGAGGAAACAG ACTCACCTGAGCTGTACAAAATAAGCAACCAACAAACCATCGGGCTGACAGAAGTGGAGTTTACCCAGATAGTGGTGGACGGTGTAAAGCTGCTGATCAGAATTGAGAAGAGACTGAAGGATGATGCCGGCATTGATGACCTGGTGcctgcaaagaaataa